The sequence TACTAGAGGACGCGCCGGATTTGGCCGGAAGAGGGCCTGAAGGAGACACCATGGCAGGCGCTGACGTGACGAATATCGGGGATGGCGACTTCAAGCAGCAGGTCCTGGACTCCCAGGAGCCCGTGCTGGTGGACTTCTGGGCCACCTGGTGCGCCCCGTGCCGGGCCATCGCCCCGGCCCTGGACGCCCTGGCCACCCAGTACAAGGGCCAGGTGAAGTTCACCAAGCTGAACATCGATGACAACCAGGACACGCCGCAGCAGTACGGCGTCCGGTCCATCCCCACGCTGCTCATCTTCAAGGGCGGCCAGGTGGTGGAGCAGATTGTCGGCGCGGTGCCCAAGGCCCGCATCGAGGCCGCGCTGCAGAAGGCCCTGTAGTCCGGAGGCCGAGCGCGCGGGAGAGCGAGTGCCCTCCCGCGTGTCGCCCCACCCTACTTCTCCAGCAGCTCCGCGCACCGGCGCAGCACCTCCAGCCGCGTATGGCGCTTGTCGTTCCCCGCCACCACGTGCCACGGCGCGTCCGGCCGGTGGGTGCGGTCCAGCATGTCCTGGATGGCCCCCTCGTACTTCTTCCACTTCGAGCGGTTGCGCCAGTCCTCCGGCCCCAGCTTGTAACGCTTGAAGGGGTCCTTCTCACGCGCCCGGAAGCGCTTGAGCTGCATCTGTTTATCAATGTGGATGAAAAACTTCGCCATGCGTACGCCGTCGTCGGTGAGCATGCGCTCGAAGGCATTGATTTCGTCGTAGGCACGCCGCCACTCGGCTGGCTTCGCGAAGCCCTCCACCCGCTCCACCAGCACCCGCCCGTACCAGCTCCGGTCGAACACACACACCTCCCCGGTGCCCGGCGTCTTCCGCCAGAAGCGCCAGAGGTAGTGGTGCCGCTGCTCCTCCTGGGACGGCGTGCCGATGGGCCAGACCTTGTACCCGCGCGGGTCCATCAGCGAGGTGAGCCGGCGGATGGCGCCTCCCTTGCCCGACGCGTCCCAGCCCTCGAACACGAGGACGGCCCGGCGCCCGGACAGCCAGGCCTGGATCTGCAGCTGGAAGACCCGCTCCTGGAGGGCCTCCAGCTCTTTTTCATACGCCTCGTTGCTCTCCACCGAGGCCGACAAATCCACGGCGCTCAGTGACAGCGTGCCTGGAGGACATACGGGAAATACGTATCCCTTTGCAGCCTTGTCATCAATTTGCTGTGAACGTTTACGAGTCATGACAGACCCTGCAAGGTTGTATTGACAGCGATGACTTCACCCGCCAAATAGGTAAAGAGCAGTGTCTGTATTCATTGACTGTTTTCACATGGAGTATTCATGGCACGTCCACGCAAAGAATTGTCCAACGTCCCGCTGACGCCAGCCATGGTGAACT comes from Pyxidicoccus trucidator and encodes:
- the trxA gene encoding thioredoxin, which encodes MAGADVTNIGDGDFKQQVLDSQEPVLVDFWATWCAPCRAIAPALDALATQYKGQVKFTKLNIDDNQDTPQQYGVRSIPTLLIFKGGQVVEQIVGAVPKARIEAALQKAL
- a CDS encoding polyphosphate kinase 2 family protein, yielding MDLSASVESNEAYEKELEALQERVFQLQIQAWLSGRRAVLVFEGWDASGKGGAIRRLTSLMDPRGYKVWPIGTPSQEEQRHHYLWRFWRKTPGTGEVCVFDRSWYGRVLVERVEGFAKPAEWRRAYDEINAFERMLTDDGVRMAKFFIHIDKQMQLKRFRAREKDPFKRYKLGPEDWRNRSKWKKYEGAIQDMLDRTHRPDAPWHVVAGNDKRHTRLEVLRRCAELLEK